One window of Chryseobacterium indologenes genomic DNA carries:
- a CDS encoding PepSY-associated TM helix domain-containing protein → MKLKFRKIAYQLHLWLGLTSGLIVVIMAATGCILAFEEELKHIVHPNRYYVENIGRKKLSLSQLTEKAEKALPEGLKVKRVVIPSDPAQTYIFRTLKMDNEAWTYWGTYLYYYRVYIDPYNGKVQEVEDAKKDFFEIVLDLHRRLLLGEKIGKTITGYSTLVLGIILFSGLVIWYPRKMSKSMLKGMFFIKLSANWKRINYDLHNVLGFYSVIPLLIISYSALIWNFEDVDKWVKNTLNGNIPTEKKAKSIIPSGEFSNRENILNLIGNTMENGLKNKKSALINFPRSEEGTYYTELTYDGRQYRNEQFNFDQYSGDILKSQSYKNKNIGYGTALRERNYDLHTGSILGITSRIIYFLAAMIATSLPITGFIIYLNRKKKKPKHKKNKIVYPSHH, encoded by the coding sequence ATGAAATTAAAGTTTAGAAAAATTGCATATCAGTTACATCTATGGCTCGGACTCACGTCCGGGCTTATAGTTGTTATTATGGCCGCTACAGGATGTATCCTTGCTTTTGAAGAAGAATTAAAACATATTGTTCACCCCAACAGATATTATGTTGAAAACATTGGAAGAAAAAAGCTTTCATTATCTCAACTTACGGAAAAAGCAGAAAAAGCACTTCCTGAAGGACTGAAGGTTAAAAGGGTAGTAATACCTTCCGATCCTGCACAAACCTATATATTCCGAACCCTTAAAATGGATAACGAAGCATGGACGTATTGGGGAACTTATCTTTATTATTACCGTGTGTATATTGATCCTTATAACGGAAAAGTTCAGGAAGTGGAAGATGCCAAAAAGGACTTTTTTGAAATTGTATTGGATCTTCACAGAAGGCTTTTGCTGGGTGAAAAAATAGGGAAAACAATTACCGGCTATTCCACACTTGTGTTGGGGATCATTCTTTTTTCGGGGCTTGTAATATGGTACCCCCGTAAAATGAGCAAAAGTATGCTGAAAGGAATGTTTTTCATTAAATTATCAGCCAACTGGAAAAGAATCAATTATGATCTTCATAATGTACTGGGATTTTATTCAGTGATTCCTTTGCTTATTATTTCTTATTCCGCATTGATATGGAACTTTGAAGATGTAGACAAATGGGTAAAGAATACATTAAATGGAAACATTCCCACAGAAAAGAAAGCCAAAAGTATCATACCTTCCGGAGAGTTTTCAAACCGGGAAAATATTCTCAATCTGATTGGAAATACCATGGAAAATGGACTTAAAAACAAAAAATCAGCGCTTATTAATTTTCCAAGATCAGAAGAAGGTACTTATTATACTGAACTGACTTATGACGGAAGACAATACAGAAACGAACAGTTTAATTTTGATCAGTATTCAGGAGATATCTTAAAATCTCAATCTTATAAAAACAAAAATATCGGATATGGAACCGCATTGAGAGAAAGAAATTATGACCTTCACACCGGAAGCATTTTGGGAATAACGAGCAGAATCATTTATTTTCTGGCAGCAATGATCGCAACATCACTTCCCATCACCGGTTTTATCATCTATTTAAACAGGAAAAAGAAAAAACCAAAACATAAGAAAAACAAAATAGTTTATCCTTCTCATCATTAA
- a CDS encoding PLP-dependent aminotransferase family protein, with the protein MDSPVKIPYESFIKIDRKSETSIYLQIANQLINTIQRGVLPFGTKLPGTRTFSEMLEIHRNTAVAVYDELSAQGWTESFPNKGTFVIGKDQEKPVKVNDFEQNNLENYPITTGFSFKTSNILDNPFEHSDCEYVFNDGVPDIRLTQIGQHSRFYSSILKRKSSQKAFGHYNHDGSEFFKEHLSQYLNLSRGLPISKNNLLITRSTEMSIYIVSEILLSAGDTVLVGALSYFSVNMIFMKAGVGIVSIPIDEEGIIVESVREACKKQKIRMLYLTPHHHYPTTVALSAQRRFELLELANEYGFIILEDDYDYEFHYDKSPILPLASADTNGMVIYIGSFGKSLAPGFRTGFIVAPENLMTEMRKYLGIIDRQGDILMERALGEMIAEGEINRYLKKSLKVYQERRDYFSGLLEENLGDFISFKKPSGGLALWLEWNIPLNLMQLSRNCAKDNLFIPKTLLYQNKGLTAMRLGFGDLNVEEMNKGIEVFSKNVKELIS; encoded by the coding sequence ATGGATAGTCCGGTTAAAATTCCTTACGAAAGTTTTATAAAAATTGATAGAAAATCAGAGACTTCTATCTATCTGCAGATTGCCAATCAGCTGATCAATACCATTCAGAGAGGTGTTTTACCTTTTGGAACAAAACTTCCGGGGACAAGAACCTTCAGTGAAATGTTGGAAATCCATAGAAATACAGCGGTTGCAGTTTATGATGAACTGTCGGCTCAAGGCTGGACAGAGAGTTTTCCGAACAAAGGGACTTTTGTGATTGGAAAAGATCAGGAAAAACCTGTGAAAGTGAACGATTTTGAGCAAAATAATCTTGAAAATTATCCAATAACAACAGGTTTTTCATTTAAAACATCCAATATCTTAGATAATCCCTTTGAACATTCGGATTGTGAGTATGTCTTTAATGATGGGGTGCCGGATATCCGTTTAACGCAAATCGGACAACATTCCCGGTTTTACAGTTCTATTTTGAAACGTAAATCCAGCCAGAAAGCTTTTGGACATTACAATCATGACGGAAGTGAATTTTTTAAGGAACATTTATCCCAATATCTGAATCTTTCCCGCGGACTTCCTATTTCCAAGAATAACCTTCTTATTACCAGAAGTACGGAAATGAGTATTTATATTGTTTCAGAAATTCTTCTTTCTGCCGGTGACACCGTGTTGGTGGGCGCTTTGAGTTATTTTTCCGTCAATATGATCTTTATGAAAGCTGGGGTTGGCATTGTTTCGATTCCCATTGATGAAGAAGGAATTATAGTGGAAAGTGTTCGTGAAGCCTGTAAAAAACAGAAAATACGCATGCTTTATCTTACTCCGCACCACCACTATCCTACTACGGTTGCTTTGAGCGCTCAGAGAAGATTTGAATTACTGGAACTGGCCAATGAATATGGATTTATTATCCTGGAAGATGATTACGATTATGAATTTCATTACGATAAAAGTCCTATTCTTCCGTTAGCCAGTGCTGATACGAACGGAATGGTGATCTATATTGGTTCTTTCGGAAAGTCTTTGGCTCCGGGATTCAGGACAGGATTTATTGTTGCTCCGGAGAATCTGATGACAGAAATGCGTAAATACCTGGGAATTATAGATCGTCAGGGCGATATTCTGATGGAAAGAGCGCTTGGAGAAATGATCGCAGAAGGAGAAATCAACCGTTATCTGAAAAAATCTTTAAAAGTTTATCAGGAAAGACGTGACTATTTTTCCGGACTGTTGGAAGAGAATCTTGGTGATTTTATTTCTTTTAAAAAACCTTCCGGAGGACTTGCCCTATGGCTGGAATGGAATATTCCGCTGAATCTGATGCAGCTGAGCAGGAATTGTGCGAAGGATAATCTTTTTATTCCTAAAACATTATTATATCAGAATAAAGGGCTTACCGCGATGCGCCTGGGGTTTGGGGATTTGAATGTTGAGGAAATGAATAAAGGGATTGAGGTGTTTTCGAAAAACGTGAAAGAATTGATAAGCTGA
- a CDS encoding RICIN domain-containing protein: protein MKTNKMWLLAFLLIILSSCSTMEEKVFSEESETNLNASARALAATPMLHVGGRNLQDPCGNNVLLHGVAITPSPWFNGCQYGANSGYCTWDNYNVQGALNYNKAVMNKLSNAADGWYLNYIRLHIDPYWTNDPGPAIPENDISRFNYNRLVTYTDQVIIPLINHARSLGMYVILRPPGVCPSRIAVNDAYHSYLKTVWTFLSQHPGLKNADNVMFELANEPVEILGTNGTWGSTGNEHFAALKNFFQPLVNIIRNNGANNVCWIPGTGWQSHYQGYVNNQITGGNIGYAVHIYPGYWGGVNNYQSFQNAWNINVKPIADIAPIAITETDWAPQGYGTFGVATTGTAGGSGFGANLKYIVDQSGNVSWNLLAPDDLLHKGDPNAGTAFNNDWEACAAPSKQWFQQYASSNYPVGNCNTTSSLVNNGIYEIEFQTDANKVLDLKSGEDANGAVLRPWTRNGANAQRWVAIDAGNGYWRFVSKASASNRCIDLTSNSNTLGTSIRLWQNYSNDAQAWQVVAVSNGYYKILSKVDASRGWDIPSCTMDGNSNLQLWDYYGTSCQLFKFKFIAMN from the coding sequence ATGAAAACAAACAAAATGTGGCTACTGGCCTTTCTGTTAATCATTCTTTCCAGCTGTTCTACGATGGAAGAAAAAGTTTTTTCAGAAGAATCTGAAACCAACCTGAATGCCAGTGCAAGAGCATTGGCAGCAACCCCAATGCTGCATGTCGGAGGCAGAAACCTTCAGGACCCCTGTGGCAATAATGTTCTCTTACATGGTGTTGCCATAACACCCAGCCCCTGGTTTAATGGATGTCAATATGGTGCCAATTCAGGCTACTGTACCTGGGACAATTACAATGTTCAGGGAGCCCTGAACTATAACAAAGCTGTCATGAACAAACTCAGCAACGCTGCCGATGGCTGGTATCTCAATTACATTCGCCTTCACATTGATCCATATTGGACCAATGATCCCGGACCGGCTATCCCTGAGAACGATATCTCAAGATTCAATTATAACCGCCTGGTTACTTATACAGATCAGGTGATTATTCCACTCATCAACCATGCCCGCAGCCTGGGAATGTATGTCATCCTGCGTCCGCCAGGTGTATGTCCGAGCCGTATTGCTGTGAACGATGCCTATCATAGTTATCTTAAAACCGTATGGACCTTTTTGTCACAGCATCCGGGCTTAAAGAATGCTGACAACGTAATGTTCGAATTAGCAAATGAACCTGTTGAAATCCTTGGAACAAATGGCACATGGGGATCTACAGGAAACGAGCACTTTGCAGCACTTAAAAATTTCTTCCAGCCTTTAGTCAATATTATCCGTAACAACGGAGCCAATAATGTTTGCTGGATACCGGGTACAGGATGGCAATCGCATTATCAGGGCTATGTCAATAACCAGATCACAGGGGGTAATATTGGTTACGCTGTTCATATTTATCCGGGTTACTGGGGTGGTGTCAACAATTATCAATCCTTTCAAAATGCATGGAATATCAATGTTAAACCAATCGCAGACATTGCTCCGATTGCCATTACCGAGACCGACTGGGCTCCTCAGGGATATGGTACCTTCGGTGTTGCTACTACCGGTACGGCAGGTGGAAGCGGATTTGGTGCAAACTTAAAATATATTGTGGATCAGTCGGGCAATGTGAGCTGGAACCTCCTTGCCCCTGATGATCTGCTTCACAAGGGAGACCCTAATGCAGGAACAGCCTTCAACAACGACTGGGAGGCCTGCGCCGCCCCAAGCAAACAGTGGTTTCAGCAATATGCGTCCTCCAATTATCCCGTTGGAAACTGTAACACAACCAGCAGCCTGGTCAATAATGGCATTTACGAAATTGAGTTTCAGACTGATGCCAATAAAGTACTTGATTTAAAATCAGGTGAGGATGCCAATGGCGCAGTGTTAAGACCATGGACAAGAAATGGTGCTAATGCACAGCGTTGGGTTGCCATTGATGCTGGCAATGGTTACTGGCGTTTTGTATCCAAAGCGAGTGCTTCTAACCGTTGTATTGACCTGACAAGTAACAGCAATACACTGGGAACGTCAATCCGCCTTTGGCAGAACTATAGTAATGACGCACAGGCATGGCAGGTAGTTGCGGTCTCCAATGGTTATTACAAAATTCTTTCAAAGGTTGATGCTTCGCGTGGCTGGGATATTCCAAGCTGTACCATGGACGGCAATTCTAACTTACAGCTTTGGGATTATTATGGTACATCCTGCCAACTGTTCAAGTTCAAATTTATAGCAATGAACTAA
- a CDS encoding aminotransferase class I/II-fold pyridoxal phosphate-dependent enzyme, with amino-acid sequence MLSNTFRFQESLDKREEEGTLRRLRLRSDGIDFYSNDYLGFARSKELQNLLLQKITDNPQLLSGSTGSRLISGNSDIAVSVEKGIAQKHQFESALLFPSGYNANLALFSTLPGRHDVVIVDEQIHRSVHDACKLSNAKKLKFKHNDIEDLENILKRQEGHCYIAIESLYSMEGDFAPISEIAALASKYKASLIVDEAHAFGVFGYGLIEKYELQKQISAAVITYGKALGVHGASILCSETVKSYLVNFASPFIYTTSAQDFQWMSIKTGYEFLDQNYEQATKLQDNIRIFRIQNLDSPSAETSPVQAILIPDNQKLKTVQNTLSEEGFLTYAIYCPTVKEGNERLRICLHSFNTEEEIMKLTEIIKELM; translated from the coding sequence ATGCTTAGCAATACCTTCCGTTTCCAGGAGTCTCTGGATAAAAGAGAAGAAGAAGGAACGTTGAGGCGTTTGCGTCTTCGTTCTGATGGAATTGATTTTTATTCCAATGATTATCTTGGATTTGCAAGAAGTAAGGAACTTCAAAATTTACTACTGCAAAAGATTACGGATAATCCTCAGCTGCTTTCCGGAAGCACAGGTTCAAGGTTGATTAGCGGGAACAGTGATATTGCTGTTTCGGTGGAGAAAGGTATTGCTCAAAAACATCAGTTTGAGTCTGCCTTGCTTTTTCCATCGGGATATAATGCAAATCTGGCTTTGTTTTCCACACTTCCCGGTCGCCATGATGTAGTTATTGTGGACGAACAGATTCATCGGTCGGTACATGATGCCTGCAAGCTTTCGAATGCTAAAAAGCTGAAATTCAAGCATAATGATATTGAAGATCTTGAAAATATTTTAAAAAGACAGGAAGGTCATTGTTATATCGCAATAGAAAGTCTTTATTCCATGGAAGGAGATTTTGCTCCTATTTCGGAAATCGCTGCACTTGCCAGTAAATATAAAGCCTCTCTGATTGTTGATGAAGCACACGCATTTGGCGTTTTTGGATATGGATTGATTGAAAAATATGAGTTGCAGAAGCAGATTTCAGCAGCCGTTATCACTTACGGAAAAGCCCTTGGAGTTCATGGAGCATCAATTCTTTGCAGTGAAACGGTGAAATCTTATTTGGTGAATTTTGCAAGTCCGTTTATTTATACCACTTCAGCGCAGGATTTTCAGTGGATGAGCATCAAAACAGGGTATGAATTTTTAGATCAAAATTATGAACAGGCAACAAAACTTCAGGACAATATCAGAATTTTCCGAATTCAAAATCTAGATTCTCCATCAGCAGAAACGAGTCCGGTTCAGGCCATTCTAATCCCGGATAACCAAAAACTGAAAACAGTACAGAACACTTTATCTGAAGAAGGTTTTTTAACCTATGCGATATACTGCCCAACGGTAAAAGAAGGAAATGAACGCTTGAGAATATGCCTTCACAGCTTTAATACAGAAGAAGAAATTATGAAACTGACAGAAATTATTAAAGAATTGATGTAA
- the bioB gene encoding biotin synthase BioB, which produces MDTKTTLRNNWTKEEIEEIYHLPLMELIYKAATVHREWHDPSEVQISTLLSIKTGGCPEDCSYCGQAARYHTNIKVQALLPTETVIAHAQKAKDSGSSRFCMAAAWREVRNNRDFDRVIDMVKGVNDLGLEVCCTLGMLTEEQALRLQEAGLYAYNHNLDTSEQYYEEIISTRTFDNRINTINNVRKAGITVCSGGIIGLGETHRDRISMLLTLATMPKHPESVPINALARVAGTPLEDNEKVDTWEMVRMIATARIVMPSSMVRLSAGRIEMSETEQAWCFMAGANSIFTGERETLLVTPNPGVSEDMQMLQTLGLKPMMKKETCC; this is translated from the coding sequence ATGGATACTAAAACAACATTGAGAAACAACTGGACCAAAGAGGAAATTGAAGAAATTTATCACTTGCCTCTGATGGAACTTATTTATAAAGCAGCAACCGTACACCGCGAATGGCATGACCCTTCTGAAGTACAAATTTCAACACTATTATCTATCAAAACGGGTGGATGCCCTGAAGACTGTTCCTACTGCGGACAGGCAGCACGTTATCACACCAACATCAAAGTACAGGCTTTATTACCAACTGAAACAGTAATTGCGCATGCTCAGAAGGCGAAAGATTCCGGTTCATCAAGATTCTGTATGGCAGCAGCATGGCGTGAAGTTCGTAATAACCGTGATTTTGACAGAGTAATTGATATGGTAAAAGGAGTAAATGACCTTGGTCTGGAAGTTTGCTGTACGCTCGGAATGCTTACGGAAGAACAGGCTTTAAGATTGCAGGAAGCAGGATTATATGCTTATAATCACAACCTTGATACTTCAGAACAATATTATGAAGAGATCATTTCTACCAGAACTTTTGACAACAGAATCAATACAATCAACAATGTAAGAAAAGCAGGAATCACAGTATGTTCCGGAGGAATTATCGGACTTGGTGAAACCCACAGAGACAGAATTTCAATGCTTCTGACGCTGGCAACAATGCCAAAACACCCGGAATCCGTTCCTATCAACGCATTAGCAAGAGTCGCTGGAACTCCATTAGAAGATAATGAAAAAGTAGATACCTGGGAAATGGTAAGAATGATCGCTACCGCAAGAATTGTAATGCCTTCTTCTATGGTAAGGTTAAGTGCCGGACGTATAGAAATGTCGGAAACAGAACAGGCATGGTGCTTTATGGCAGGAGCCAATTCCATTTTTACGGGAGAAAGAGAAACCTTATTGGTAACGCCTAATCCTGGAGTTTCTGAAGATATGCAGATGCTGCAGACCTTAGGATTGAAACCTATGATGAAAAAAGAAACATGCTGTTAG
- a CDS encoding T9SS type A sorting domain-containing protein: MKKQLLFVLTLAAQASFAQIISKDPAFASNGIYTLPAGSSYLGTGSTYAGELTATTNSVFYKSYNTSTNQLIISKATTYSGPLDLTFGMNGKIALNYDNSSLVGVLRHTDDKLTLLLKRYDSTNNTYYLDVVRLLSNGQLDPSFGNGGIRALANLSVSFELNNLIQQGNKILVSGISMDSFGQTDSKTHTLRLNSDGTLDNSFGNNGEILTYQQNPFQSSYLPYIILDNQFNLLFFGNGTIKKYTVDGQPMVGFGNNGEVQFSGDPSIVKVDSADKIVYAKNDLSWQTPPVLGRLNADGTPDTTFNYNGIVGLEFRDIYEKNGSYYIAGFAGLNNSGYTYYYISKLDQNGTVDPVFGEYIESDPNLIYHSINSIKVFDNNIIVSTDGETFNIVNYLINGTATLATKGTIKNNPEITFESPVEHHLIYQSKEKIDKIEIYSVDGKLLKTVKENNSDVSELSKGVYFAKTIFGNGRFSTKKLIKK, from the coding sequence ATGAAAAAACAATTATTATTTGTGCTTACTCTCGCGGCACAAGCTTCTTTTGCACAAATTATTTCCAAAGATCCTGCGTTTGCTTCGAACGGGATTTACACCCTTCCAGCAGGAAGCTCATATTTAGGAACGGGAAGCACATATGCAGGAGAATTAACTGCAACGACAAATTCAGTATTTTATAAATCCTATAATACCAGTACCAACCAATTAATTATTTCTAAAGCGACAACTTACAGTGGCCCTTTGGATTTGACTTTTGGTATGAATGGTAAAATTGCTTTGAATTACGATAATAGTTCTCTTGTTGGAGTTCTAAGACATACTGATGATAAATTAACTTTACTACTCAAACGATATGATTCTACAAATAATACGTATTATTTGGATGTAGTTCGATTACTTTCTAATGGGCAATTAGACCCTTCATTTGGAAATGGAGGAATAAGGGCATTAGCCAATTTATCCGTTTCTTTTGAATTAAACAATCTTATACAGCAGGGAAATAAAATTCTTGTTTCAGGAATTAGCATGGATTCTTTTGGTCAAACTGATTCGAAAACTCATACTTTGAGATTAAATTCTGATGGTACATTAGACAATAGCTTTGGAAATAATGGAGAAATATTGACTTATCAACAGAATCCTTTTCAGAGTTCATATCTTCCTTATATCATTTTAGATAACCAGTTTAATCTTCTTTTTTTCGGAAATGGCACAATAAAAAAATACACTGTTGATGGACAGCCTATGGTTGGTTTTGGTAACAATGGAGAAGTTCAGTTTAGTGGAGACCCCAGTATTGTAAAAGTAGATTCTGCTGATAAAATTGTATATGCAAAAAATGATTTATCGTGGCAGACTCCACCTGTTTTAGGAAGACTTAATGCTGATGGTACACCAGATACTACATTCAATTATAATGGGATTGTTGGTCTTGAATTTCGGGATATCTATGAAAAAAATGGTTCTTATTATATTGCGGGCTTTGCTGGACTCAATAATAGTGGATATACTTATTATTATATCTCTAAGCTTGATCAGAACGGAACTGTTGATCCCGTATTTGGAGAATATATAGAAAGTGATCCTAATTTAATTTATCATAGCATCAATTCAATAAAGGTTTTTGATAATAATATCATTGTGAGCACCGATGGAGAAACATTTAATATTGTTAATTATCTTATAAACGGTACTGCTACATTAGCAACAAAAGGAACTATAAAAAACAATCCTGAAATTACTTTTGAAAGCCCTGTAGAACATCATTTAATTTACCAGTCAAAAGAAAAAATTGATAAGATAGAGATCTATTCTGTTGATGGAAAATTACTAAAGACTGTAAAAGAAAATAATTCTGACGTTTCTGAACTTTCTAAAGGGGTTTATTTTGCAAAAACTATTTTTGGAAATGGAAGATTTTCTACAAAAAAACTAATTAAGAAGTAA
- the bioA gene encoding adenosylmethionine--8-amino-7-oxononanoate transaminase, with the protein MNTTTKEFSLLQRDKAINWHPYTQMKTAEDAIPIVKGKGIYLYDTEGKKYMDVVSSWWVTLHGHSHPYIAQRVFEQLNTLEQVIFAGFTHEPAVQLSENLLKLLPASQEKVFYSDNGSTAVEVALKMCIQYAYNQEKKKTKILAFKNAYHGDTFGAMSVSGKSFWTRPFESMLFEVVFIDTPNPENLKTLQSQIKELADEVACFIYEPLVQGAAGMLMYDAEDLSQLMKFCREEGILMVQDEVFTGFGRTGKLFAADYLTEKPDIMCFSKGLTGGTMPMGITTCSNEIYNAFLSDDRYKTLFHGHSFTANPLACTAALASMEILLTNETQMNINRITHQHSEFVKALAFHPHVEKVRQIGTILAFDFKTGNGTSYFNEIGKKLYNEFLQRGIIMRPLGNVIYLVPPYCITSEELDFVYQNIMEVLDQLRD; encoded by the coding sequence ATGAATACAACAACAAAAGAATTCAGCCTCCTGCAAAGAGATAAAGCAATCAACTGGCATCCCTATACTCAGATGAAAACAGCTGAAGATGCAATTCCCATTGTAAAAGGGAAAGGGATTTATCTTTATGATACCGAAGGAAAAAAATACATGGATGTCGTTTCATCCTGGTGGGTAACGCTGCATGGACATTCTCATCCTTATATTGCACAGCGTGTTTTTGAGCAGTTAAACACATTGGAACAGGTTATCTTTGCTGGCTTTACACATGAACCAGCTGTACAGCTTTCAGAGAATTTACTGAAGCTTCTTCCTGCCAGTCAGGAAAAGGTTTTTTACTCTGATAATGGTTCTACAGCGGTAGAAGTTGCTTTAAAAATGTGTATTCAATATGCATACAATCAGGAAAAAAAGAAAACGAAAATTCTGGCTTTTAAAAATGCTTATCACGGAGATACTTTCGGAGCGATGTCTGTAAGCGGGAAAAGCTTCTGGACAAGACCTTTTGAAAGCATGCTGTTTGAAGTCGTTTTTATTGATACACCCAATCCTGAAAACCTGAAAACCCTGCAGTCACAGATTAAAGAACTGGCCGATGAAGTAGCTTGTTTCATCTATGAACCATTGGTTCAGGGTGCGGCCGGAATGCTAATGTATGACGCTGAAGATCTTAGCCAGCTCATGAAATTCTGCCGGGAGGAAGGCATTCTTATGGTTCAGGATGAAGTTTTTACAGGATTTGGAAGAACGGGTAAGCTTTTCGCAGCTGATTATCTTACGGAAAAACCTGACATTATGTGCTTTTCAAAAGGGTTAACAGGAGGCACGATGCCCATGGGAATCACCACCTGTTCCAATGAAATTTACAATGCTTTCCTGTCGGATGATCGTTATAAAACCTTATTTCACGGGCATTCGTTTACAGCTAATCCTTTAGCCTGTACGGCCGCTCTCGCCAGTATGGAAATACTTCTGACAAACGAAACTCAAATGAATATCAACCGCATCACTCATCAACATTCAGAGTTTGTAAAAGCACTTGCTTTTCATCCTCATGTAGAAAAGGTTCGTCAGATCGGGACTATTTTAGCTTTCGATTTTAAAACCGGGAATGGTACTTCTTATTTCAATGAAATAGGGAAGAAGCTATACAATGAATTCTTACAGAGAGGGATTATTATGAGGCCGCTGGGAAATGTAATCTATCTGGTACCACCTTATTGCATTACATCCGAAGAATTGGATTTTGTATATCAGAATATTATGGAAGTTTTGGATCAGCTTAGAGATTAA
- the bioD gene encoding dethiobiotin synthase, whose product MKLFITGIGTEIGKTVCSAVLVQHFKTEYWKPIQSGDLHYTDSHKIEAWTDTSFCHPETYRLQLAASPHQSAGEENITINLNDFQLPKTANPLIVEGAGGLMVPISDTTFMIDLIEELNLPAALVVRNYLGCINHSLLSILALQQREIPLEYLILNGDFPEDTERVICSFIEKETKIIRIPEINHTDKESIQNAAKQLTITKIG is encoded by the coding sequence ATGAAATTATTTATAACAGGAATAGGAACCGAAATAGGAAAAACAGTCTGTTCAGCTGTTTTGGTTCAGCATTTTAAAACAGAATACTGGAAACCCATACAGTCCGGAGATCTGCATTATACAGACAGTCATAAAATCGAAGCATGGACAGATACCAGCTTTTGCCATCCGGAAACTTATCGTTTACAGCTGGCGGCTTCACCACATCAGTCTGCAGGAGAAGAAAATATTACCATCAATCTGAATGATTTTCAACTCCCCAAAACAGCAAATCCACTGATCGTAGAAGGTGCAGGAGGCCTTATGGTACCCATTTCAGACACAACATTTATGATCGATCTGATTGAGGAATTAAACCTTCCGGCAGCATTGGTCGTAAGAAACTATCTGGGCTGCATCAATCATAGTTTACTCTCAATCTTAGCCTTACAACAGAGAGAAATACCATTGGAATATTTAATTCTTAACGGAGATTTTCCAGAAGATACAGAAAGAGTAATCTGCAGCTTTATCGAAAAAGAAACAAAAATTATAAGGATTCCGGAGATCAATCATACCGATAAGGAATCAATACAAAATGCTGCAAAGCAATTAACAATAACAAAAATAGGATAA
- a CDS encoding winged helix-turn-helix transcriptional regulator yields MNFEEFKNCGLRRSLDVLSGKWKPLILQNLFEEDRVRFVELWRNMPRVSKKVLAEQLKQLEKDLIIERTEVHNFPPEVYYKLTERGQKLGPILSELHSWGNGLA; encoded by the coding sequence ATGAATTTTGAAGAATTTAAAAACTGTGGATTAAGACGAAGCCTGGATGTCCTTTCTGGTAAATGGAAGCCGCTGATCCTGCAAAACCTCTTTGAGGAAGATCGGGTGCGTTTTGTGGAGCTTTGGCGGAATATGCCCAGGGTTTCCAAGAAAGTACTTGCAGAACAGTTGAAACAGCTGGAAAAAGATCTCATTATTGAACGGACTGAAGTGCATAATTTTCCACCGGAAGTTTATTATAAACTGACAGAAAGAGGTCAAAAGCTGGGGCCTATTCTTTCTGAACTTCATTCATGGGGAAACGGATTGGCATAA